One genomic region from Labeo rohita strain BAU-BD-2019 chromosome 7, IGBB_LRoh.1.0, whole genome shotgun sequence encodes:
- the pkd1l3 gene encoding polycystic kidney disease protein 1-like 2 produces the protein MAFSKKALVYCWISIVLIPLTTCKDEPEESGQKKYEYGRRILEIHGGIVYEFVQESMPWAEAQKSCENQGGHLLRDLDVEIKELLLTQSTETGPWWVSRELMYKNSISGFEPVSYSPGKNAGSDVNKDHLACTYMVKDPFQLVTTPNCSMSFSSLCTRDLNKHLTSSKANKRSRRSLTDTLTSLTTNIGNTAALLENAKNILKDLETTTEELTKDNKIKYLQNLYDHLLKGTTVDPVQLDEIMNSTAAMLLYSQECEPDNMDDLEDLITLAGLIYGKALATNGDIVKELPTGTIYVTRQDSSTLGGKAVGSVDGGFCQLPSLSAMSSQLPTGNVNVQLFQFKENPLESRSNESITGTTCSFSLQNGSNPLKFSNLPENIEIYLPRPEADEPEVVDIAWKPGFTINSKFNISDVNVTVVVTATPSQNVTLGFTLYPPEEANATHLNQSTNVTYKDNYRWLITPEMRRGIEGGWKVAVQPIDHSSSVSVTFKVSVFVTKCLFWDTELDAWSREGCMVGQNTMPNLTHCLCNHTTFFGSSFFVMPNRVDLSQTAALFATVKENYIVVVLLSCFFALYLVVVMWAWYADRKALRTRKMTLLEDSHPCALYNYLVNVQTGHRRGAGTTAKVMVTLQFTDGQSEPFNLSDPEKPVFERGGVDVFILSMPFSLGELQSIDISHDNSGGSPDWYLDRITVQDLQTQEVTHFLCSTWLRSEMCKRTFNSANMNEIASFGNIFQTRTSSGFRDEHIWVSVVDPPRRSPFTRVQRVSCCMSLLLCTMAINIMFWNLPIDEESPVLLKIGSFELTWQEFMVAIESGLFMFPINILIITIFRHIKPRILPNKDQAATSKKTPAAAAVSMNTIIKETIGLLNHLSKSPKNMLSAKEIRPETSGDLFWALSKVNDVLQIMQVENVGDPHWSYCSRFVFYSLSHISNLLEHVGEKGYFLNEELQQARGTVSVLLKKAEMASLQHVSQSQPFVQVQKKKQGWWLPWWFLFIGWVLLFAMSGISTFFTLLYGFQYGRESSIQWVITLTLSLVQSIFILQPLKVIFVAIFFAMILRPVAVENNEEVELLLQEQKEKCEEYAGRSIS, from the exons ATGGCTTTCTCAAAGAAAGCACTTGTTTATTGCTGGATTTCAATTGTTTTGATACCGCTTACAACTTGTAAGGATGAACCAGAAGAAAGTGGACAGAAGAAATATGAGTATGGAAGGAGAATTTTGGAAATTCATGGGGGAATAGTGTATGAGTTTGTTCAGGAATCCATGCCATGGGCTGAAGCCCAAAAGAGCTGTGAAAATCAAGGAGGACATCTTCTGAGGGACTTGGATGTTGAAATTAAGGAGCTCCTACTAACCCAGTCCACAGAAACTGGACCGTGGTGGGTCAGTCGGGAGTTGATGTACAAAAATTCCATCAGCG GATTTGAACCTGTCTCATATTCCCCTGGCAAAAATGCTGGCAGTGATGTCAATAAAGATCACTTGGCTTGCACCTATATGGTCAAAGATCCATTTCAGCTGGTGACCACACCCAACTGCAGTATGAGCTTTAGCTCCCTCTGCACACGAG atttaaataaacatctgacatcaagcaaagcaaacaaaaggAGCCGCAGAAGTCTTACTGACACTTTAACATCACTGACAACCAATATAGGAAATACTGCTGCGCTTTTGGAG AATGCCAAAAACATATTGAAGGATTTGGAGACAACAACAGAAGAACTAACAAAGGACAACAAG ATCAAATATCTGCAAAACCTATATGATCACCTCCTGAAGGGCACTACAGTGGATCCAGTCCAACTTGATGAAATTATGAACAGCACTGCAGCCATGCTTTTGTACTCACAAGAGTGTGAACCTGACAACATGGATGAT CTTGAGGACCTCATCACTCTTGCTGGCCTAATTTACGGGAAGGCTCTAGCTACTAATGGTGACATTGTCAAGGAACTTCCAACAGGCACCATTTATGTCACCAG GCAAGATTCAAGTACCCTGGGTGGAAAAGCGGTTGGCTCAGTCGATGGAGGATTTTGCCAACTTCCGTCTCTTTCTGCAATGAGTAGTCAGCTGCCCACTGGGAATGTCAATGTTCAG CTCTTCCAATTTAAAGAGAATCCACTGGAATCAAGGTCCAACGAAAGCATCACTGGAACAACTTGCAGCTTTTCTTTGCAGAATGGAAGCAATCCACTCAAATTTTCAAATCTTCCAGAGAATATTGAG ATATATCTGCCTCGGCCTGAAGCTGATGAGCCTGAAGTTGTAGATATAGCCTGGAAACCAGGGTTTACCATCAACTCAAAATTCAACATCTCAGACGTAAATGTGACTGTGGTTGTTACAGCAACACCAAGTCAAAACGTAACTCTAGGTTTTACTTTGTACCCACCAGAGGAGGCAAACGCCACCCATTTAAATCAAAGCACTAATGTAACCTACAAAG ACAATTATCGCTGGCTGATCACCCCTGAAATGAGAAGGGGAATTGAGGGGGGCTGGAAGGTGGCAGTACAACCAATTGATCATTCCTCAAGTGTATCGGTGACCTTTAAAGTCTCAGTTTTTGTAACCAAGTGCCTGTTTTGGGACACCGAACTTGATGCCTGGAGTAGAGAGGGCTGCATG GTTGGTCAAAATACAATGCCGAACCTAACTCACTGTTTGTGCAACCACACAACGTTCTTTGGGAGCTCCTTCTTTGTGATGCCCAACAGAGTTGATTTATCCCAGACGGCAGCTTTGTTTGCCACAGTTAAAGAGAACTATATAGTGGTGGTTTTACTCAGCTGCTTCTTTGCCCTCTACCTGGTGGTTGTAATGTGGGCCTGGTATGCAGACCGCAAAGCACTCAGAACG CGTAAGATGACTCTGTTGGAGGACAGTCATCCATGTGCCCTGTACAATTACCTTGTGAATGTGCAAACAGGCCACAGAAGAGGGGCTGGCACCACTGCGAAG gtaATGGTGACCCTCCAGTTCACAGATGGGCAAAGTGAACCTTTCAATTTGTCTGACCCTGAGAAGCCAGTGTTTGAGAGGGGAGGGGTGGATGTGTTCATACTCAGTATGCCTTTCTCTCTTGGAGAACTGCAGAGCATTGACATATCGCATGACAACTCAGGTGGAAGCCCTGACTG GTACTTAGACAGAATCACGGTACAGGATTTACAGACACAGGAGGTCACACACTTTCTGTGCTCCACCTGGCTGAGAAGTGAAATGTGCAAGAGGACTTTCAACTCAGCCAACATGAATGAAATTGCAAGCTTTGG TAATATCTTCCAGACCCGAACATCTTCTGGCTTCCGGGATGAGCACATCTGGGTGTCAGTCGTCGACCCCCCACGGCGCAGTCCTTTTACACGTGTTCAGAGGGTGTCGTGCTGCATGTCTCTGCTGCTCTGCACTATGGCCATTAACATCATGTTCTGGAACCTTCCTATTGACGAAGAGTCTCCTGTCCTTTTAAAGATAG GCTCTTTTGAACTGACATGGCAGGAGTTCATGGTAGCCATAGAGAGCGGCCTTTTTATGTTCCCCATCAACATCCTGATCATTACTATCTTCAGACACATCAAACCACGCATTCTCCCTAACAAAGACCAGGCTGCCACCTCCAAGAAAACACCAGCAGCTGCTGCTGTGTCTATGAACACTATCATAAAG GAAACCATAGGACTGTTAAACCATCTGAGCAAAAGTCCGAAAAACATGCTGTCTGCAAAAGAGATACGGCCGGAGACCAGTGGTGatcttttctgggccttgagtaAAGTGAATGACGTCCTTCAGATTATGCAAG TGGAAAATGTTGGTGATCCTCACTGGTCGTACTGCAGCCGCTTTGTGTTCTATTCTCTGAGCCACATTTCTAACCTACTGGAGCATGTGGGAGAAAAGGGCTATTTCCTTAATGAGGAGCTTCAGCAGGCACGGGGGACGGTCAGTGTTCTGCTGAAGAAGGCTGAAATGGCTTCTCTCCAGCACGTTTCCCAAAG cCAACCATTTGTGCAAGTACAGAAGAAGAAACAGGGTTGGTGGTTGCCTTGGTGGTTTCTGTTTATTGGCTGGGTCCTGCTTTTTGCCATGAGTGGTATTTCCACCTTCTTCACCCTGCTTTATGGCTTCCAGTACGGAAGGGAGTCTTCCATCCAGTGGGTCATCACTCTTACATTATCTCTTGTCCAAAGCATCTTCATCTTGCAGCCCCTTAAG GTAATATTTGTGGCTATCTTCTTTGCCATGATCCTGAGGCCAGTAGCTGTGGAGAACAATGAGGAAGTCGAACTGCTCCTGCAGG AGCAAAAGGAAAAATGTGAGGAATACGCTGGGAGGTCAATATCCTGA